In Flavobacterium piscisymbiosum, the sequence CGAATCAGATAATGGTTTGGGAGAATTGCTGGAAGTTTTAAAAAGTGCTAATAAACAAAAGGAAATTGTTTTGGCTTACTTTCAACTAATGGCTTCTGAAAAGAAACCCATAACTGTCAAAAAACTGGTTGAGGTTTCGAATTCAACTTCAACTACAGTAAAAGCTTTAATTGATAAAGAAATTTTCGAAGAATATCTTTTGCAGCAAGATCGTGTTTCATTTTCCGGACAAGCAACTGAGAAGCAATTATTGTTAAGTGAAGCTCAGAATACTGCTTTTGAATCGATTAAAAATAGTTTTTTAGATAAAGAAGTTTGTTTGCTTCACGGTGTTACATCAAGCGGAAAAACAGAAATTTATATCAAGCTAATTGAAGAATATTTATTGACAGGAAAACAAGTTTTGTATTTGTTGCCTGAAATTGCGCTTACTACGCAATTGGTATCGCGTTTACGACTTCATTTTGGCGATAAAGTAGCAGTTTTTCATTCTAAATACAGTAATAATGAAAGAGTTGAGGTTTGGAAACAAACACTCGAAAATTCAACAAAAGCCCAAATTGTAATAGGAGCAAGGTCGGCCTTGTTTCTTCCGTTTGAGAACTTAGGTTTGCTAATTGTTGATGAAGAACACGAGCAGACGTTTAAACAAACGGATCCTGCGCCAAGATATCACGCCAGGGATTCGGCTATTGTTTTGGCGAGTTTTCATAATGCAAAAGTTTTACTGGGATCAGCTACGCCAAGTATCGAAACGTATTTTAATACGCAAACAGATAAATACGGTTTGGTTACGCTTACAGAACGTTATAATGATGTTCGAATGCCAGAAGTGCTTTTGGTCGATTTAAAAGACAAGCATTTTAGAAAACGAATGACGGGGCATTTTAGTGATCTTTTAATTGAAGAAATTGCAGAAGCTTTGTCTTTAGGCGAGCAAGTGATTTTGTTTCAAAACAGACGTGGATATTCGCCCATAATAGAATGTATGACTTGCGGGCACGTACCACATTGTCAGCAATGTGATGTGAGTCTGGCTTTTCATAAACATAAAAATCAATTGCGTTGTCATTATTGCGGTTATTCTATTGCAAAACCAACGCATTGCCATAGTTGTTCAAGTATCGATTTAACAACAAAAGGATTTGGAACAGAACAAATCGAACAAGAGTTAGTGTCACTTTTTCCGAAGGCCAAAACAGGCAGAATGGATCAGGATACGACTCGCGGAAAGTTTGGCTTCGAAAAAATAATCGATTCGTTTAAAAATCGCGAAGTTGATATTTTGGTAGGAACTCAAATGCTGGCCAAAGGTCTGGATTTTGATAATGTAAGTCTGGTTGGGATTATGAATGCCGATAATATGCTGCATCATCCTGATTTCAGAGCTTTCGAGCGAAGTTTTCAAATGATGACACAGGTGGCCGGAAGAGCGGGAAGATCAGAGAAACAGGGGAAAGTGGTAATTCAGACTTATAATCCTAATCATAATACAATTCAGCAGGTTACAAACCATAATTATATGGGTATGTATAAGGAACAATTGTATGATCGTCAGATTTATAAATATCCGCCTTATTTCAGAATTATTAAGCTAACATTGAAACACCGTGAGTTTGAAAAGCTTAAAGAAGGTTCGATGTGGTTGTATCAGGTTTTGAGTCAAAATCTGGGTATTCCGGTTTTAGGACCTGAGGAGCCGGCGATTAGTAGAATCAGGAATGAATATATCAGAACGATCCTGATTAAGATTCCGAATAATATGCCTTTAGCAGGCACAAAAAAAACTATTCAGAAAATGTTGAATAGTTTTGAAGCTGTAGCTCAGTACAGAGCTATAAAGGTTATTGCCAATGTCGATTTTTATTAAATTATGATGACGTTGACAATGCTTTTACTAAATCTTCTTTTTTGTTTCGGCTAAGCGGAATTTTGGTAATACCAATTTCAGCAAATTTACTGTTAAAGCGTTCTACCTTATCAATGTTGATAATGTAAGATTTGTGTACACGAATAAATTTGTCTTTTGATAAATCATTTTCAAAAGATTTCATTGTAGACAATACCAAATTACTATCATCTTCTGTAACCACTCTTACATAATCCCCAAAAGCTTCAATCCATTTGATTTTTGCTGTGAAAATTTTAAGTTTTTTAAGGTTACTCTTGATGAATATATGTTCGCCTTCTTCTTCTTTTACGTCTTTTTTAAGCAAATGCATGTCTATTGCTCTCTTTACGGAGGCATTAAAGCGATCTACCGCAATAGGTTTTTGCAAATAATCAGTAGCATCATAATCGAAAGCTTTTAAAGCGTACTCTGCTTTAGAAGTAATAAATATAATTTGCGGTTTAGTTTTTAAACCGTCCAGAAAATCAAATCCATTAATAACAGGCATTTCTATATCAAGAAAGATTAAGTCTATATTATTTAGAGAAATACAGCTTTTTGCTTCTATTGCATTAGAAAAATCCCCGATTAAGTGCAAACCTGGGTGATTATTAACTAATTTTGCAATAATGGTCCTTTGTATAGAACTATCATCTACAACAACACAGTTTAGTTTCATAACATTAAGATTTAGAATAAATTCAGGATAGCAGTAGTAAATGTATTATTTTTTTGTAAAAAAAACTAAAAACAGCCTGCATTTTTTACATTACAACGAATAAAAGTAAAAAAGTGTTGTATATATAAATTAAATGGTTACTTTTGCACCCAATTTTAACAAATAAATATTGTATTTATGAATCATTATGAAACTGTTTTCATTTTAAATCCCGTTTTATCTGAGGTTCAGGTGAAGGAAACAGTAACGAAATTTGAAGAATTTCTTACTAGTAGAGGAGCTGAAATGGTATCGAAAGAGGATTGGGGTCTGAAAAAAATGGCTTACGAAATCCAAAACAAAAAAAGTGGTTTTTACCACCTATTCGAATTCAAAGTAGCTGGAGAAGTTCTAATTGCTTTTGAAACTGAATTTAGACGTGACGAAAGAGTTATGCGTTTCTTAACTGTAAGTTTAGACAAACATGCTATTTCATGGGCTGAAAGAAGAAGAGCCAAATTAAAATCTACTAAAGCTTAATTATTATGTCTACAATAGAGCAATCTGCAAAAGGAAAAAAAGACGGAGATATCAGATATTTAACGCCTTTAAACATTGAAACTAACAAAACTAAAAAGTACTGTCGTTTCAAAAAATCAGGAATCAAATATATCGATTATAAAGATGCTGATTTCTTATTGAAATTCGTTAATGAGCAAGGAAAAATTCTTCCTCGTCGTTTAACTGGAACTTCATTGAAATACCAAAGAAAAGTTTCTGTAGCTGTAAAAAGAGCTCGTCACTTAGCTTTAATGCCATACGTGGCCGATTTATTAAAATAATATTAAAAGAATAGTTGTTGGTTTCCGGTAAGATGGAACCTAACTTCTCAAATAAAGGACAACAACATGGAACTTATTTTAAAACAAGACGTACAGAATCTAGGATTTAAAGATGATGTAGTTACTGTAAAAGCTGGTTACGGACGTAACTTTTTAATTCCTCAGGGTTTTGCTGCTTTAGCAACTCCTTCGGCTAAAAAAGTATTGGCTGAAAACCTAAAACAAAGAGCTCACAAAGAAGCTAAAGTTGTTGCTGATGCAAAAGCATTAGCTGAAACTTTAAAAGCTATCGAAATTAAACTTTTTGCAAAAGCAGGTGGTGAAAAATTATTCGGTTCAATCACGAATATTGATATCGCTGAAGCTTTGGCTAAAGGTGGACAAGTAATCGATAGAAAATTCATCACTAGCGGTATCGTTAAACGTACTGGTAAATACACTGCAAATGTGCGTTTACACAGAGATGTAATCGTTGAATTACCATACGAAATTGTTGCTGAAAAGTAATCGTTTTTTATACTATACAAAAATCCCGATGCGAATCGGGATTTTTTTGTTTAAAAGAAATAATAATTAATCAGACTTAGAGTTATTTGCGTAAAGCATCTTGCTTAAAGCTAATAGCGTAAGGCATAAAGCCTAAAAAAGAAAATGAAATACGCAAGACTAACAAAAGAGCAATTTGATGAATTGCATGCAGAATTCGCTAATTTTTTAGCTACACAAACTATTGATAAAGCTGAGTGGGATTCTATCAAAATAAATAAGCCGGAAGTGGCTGAGCAGGAATTGGATGTTTTCTCTGATTTAATTTGGGAAGGTGTTTTGTCAAGAGCAGAGTATTTAGAGCATTTTTCCAGAAATCATATTTTCTTGTTTAAGTGTTTTGAAAAAGATGTACAATCTATCGTTTTAAAATCGTTGGTTCCTGAGACTGATTTTCTAACTAAAGATGGCCTGCAATGGTTAAGTGATAATATGTTTACAGAAAACATAGAAATGAAAGTTGGAAAAAAAGTATTTACAGAAGACAGGAATGCTTCTATTTTTGAATTGATCCAGCAGGGAGCTTTTTTAAGTGACGGACAATTGTTCACGCAAATTAATACGATTATCGAATCGTAATTTTCTCAAAATATTTTTTAAAAAGGTAAATGATTGATATTAAATTGTTTACCTTTTTTTTATTTTTTTAACTTTCGTTTAAACTTTTTTACTTTTTTTACCCCGTATTTATACCTGTTTATTTAGAATAATGCAAATAAATCTTTTTTTAATATCGAAATGTAAGTTTTACTTTTCATTTCGTCTTTATGGTACTCTAATTTAGCCATTCACAGTACTTAAAAGTAATAATTAACTTACTTTTTAAATATTTAACATAAAATTTATATTTTTTTTGTGACAATTATAACAGTTAATTTTTCTTTAAAAATGTAGGTTTTTCTGATATTTTAGGTGTTTTTTGAAAAATAATTTTCGTTTGAAATTAAAAAAATAAGAATTTTATACTTGTTTTAAATTTTTGTTTTTTATAATTTTAGAATATGAAAGTTAAACAAAGTGATTTTTGAACTTTTAGAAAGGCTTGATCAAAAACAATTTAATTGCAGTTTCTTTTATTGAACCGAATTATGGTTTTTGTATTTATTGATATTATAACAGTAAAGATTTAAATAATAACTTAATTATATTGCTTATGGAATTGACATCTACTTTCTTTATCAAGTTTGCATTAATATTTCCTATCATTTTAGTTTTGTTTTTTATCTGTTTGAGAATGCTTAAGTTCATTTTCAAATCAGTTTATCATATAAATGCAAATTTTCAAAATCAATTTTTTACTTATATCTGTTTTTTATTTTCGAAGCCCGATCGGCGGCTTGGTTAATGAAAAGCATTTTTGTGTTTAAATACGTTTAAATTCAAAAAAGATTCATATTAGACACAATGATTCAATTTTTAGAATTTAATTCTAAATCAACAAAATTTACAGATTGCCTAATCAACTTTCTATAGATATTGAATCATACTATATATTAAGAATCCCCCCAGTTCTACTCAACTTAAATTTTCTTTTATGAAAATTAATCCTGCAACAAATCACTCCTCCTGGAAGATTGATTCAGATCAATATTTCCTAAAGTTTTCCGGACATTTTTTATTCTACAGGAATAAAAACTGCTCTTTGGTATACTTCGGTATACGTAATGCAACATGATTTTTTTACTGAAATGCAGTTTACATTCTTAGTATGCTACGAATTTAAATTTCATTTTAACTAGTTGATTTTTAGTTTTTTTAAGAATTGCCTAAGCATACGTGCTTATCGCAACAGGTATTTTATTGTCCATTTTCTAATCTTCCAAATTATGAAAAAAAATTCTACTTTTTATGATCTCAACTTTCAGAAGAGATTATTCGGACTATTATTTTTATTCTTATTATGCACTAATGCATCTTCGCAGACTATTTGCAGACCAACGTCTCAAACAAATAGCCAAGGTGGATTATTGTGTCTAGGATTAAATGTTGATAGTCCAGCCAACGCTTATGACAGCGCGGGTTTAACGACTTTTGCAACCCTGACAAATGCTGTTGGAATAGGTTGTTTCGTTGAAGAAACACTTACCTTGAACCAAACGGCAAAAGCAGGAGACCAAATCGCTATTTATTTTGGTACAGGAAATGGTTTGCTGGATGTTGGATTATTATCCAATGCATCTCTTCAAACCAAACTTTCAGGTGCCGATGTAGGAACAAGAGTGGCTTTAAATAGTCCGCTATTGAACCTGAACTTATTAAATGGTAATACGGTCGCAGTTGCTAAGTATACCTTAACAGGTGATACTAATCAGGTACAAATTCAGGTTGGAGGGCTTTTAAGTCTCTTAGTGAGTTTGAGAATTTATGATGTACGTTTAGAATTTGCTCAGCCTATCGTAACTGGCGGTTTAACACAAACTGTGTGTGCAGGTTCTACAACAACGCTTACAGCAACACCAGCTGCAGGAACTACACTTGCATGGTATAGTTCAGCATCGTCTACAACAGCTTTAGCGACGGGAGATACTTATACTACTCCTGCGCTAAGTACTGCAACAACTTATTATATTGGAATTTCGAGAGCTGCAGGCTGCGAAGGAAATGTTCGGGTGCCGGTAGTTTTAAATGTTTCAAATCCTGTTGCTCCTGCAGTTAATAATACAGGCCTTTCTATATGTGCAACAGGACCAACACAGCAGACAACACTCTCGCTTTTGAATCCTGTTCCGGGAACAGTTTATTCCTGGTATTCTGCCTCAAGCGGTGGAGCAGCTCTTGCTACAGGTACAACATATTCTCCTACTGTTCCTTTGGGAACTACACCTTTTTATGTAGGAGCCTCAGTTGGCAGTTGTGTGAGTCCAACTCGTACTCCGGTTAATGTAATTTCTACGGCTGTTCCAGCTTTACCTACTGTTTTAACGCAAAGTGTTACCATTCAGTCCGGTCAAAATGCCACTTTGAATGCCTCAGTCTCAGAGCCGGGGGTACAAGTAAATTGGTATGAGGCTGCAACAGGCGGAACAGCGGTTGCAACAAATACAACCTCTTTTACAACACCAATTTTAACAGCTACAAAAACATATCACGTTGAAGCGCAAAGTCCAAATGGAATTTGTGCCAGTGCATCCAGAGTTCCTGTTACTGTAACGGTTCAGCCAGCGGCATTAGGCGGTTGTCTTGAAGCCAGCAGCCAGGTAACCGCCCAAACTGGTATATGTTTATTATGCGGTTCTACAAATCCTAATAATTCTGTAGATGGTAATCCTGCAACATCAGCCCGTTTAACTATTCCGGCAGGAGTACTTACAGGAACAATGCAGCAAACATTACAATTTAATAATCCGGGAAAAGCGGGTGATATTGTTGATGTAGAGTTAGAATTACCAGGCGGTTTGGCAGATGTAAATTTATTAGGAGCTGTTACATTAGCAACTTATAATGGAGCAACTTATAATAATGACAGGGTTGCAATTACTAATCCGTTAATTACTTTACAATTACTAACAGGAAACCGTTTTAGAGCCAGTGTCGTTGCCGGAGCTAATTTTGATCGTGTAGAAATTCGATTAGGAGGTTTGGCAACGTTATTGACCAGTTTAGATATTTATCAGGCGACTTATAGATATAAAGCTCCTGTTATTACAGGTGATACAACTATTTGCAGTGGTACATCAACAACATTAACTGCAGCTCTTGCAGTTGGTGAAACTGTAAATTGGTATAGTACAGCCAGTGGTGGAGCTTCACTAGCATCTACAGCTGCATATACAACACCGGCTATATCAGTACCTACAACTTATTATGTTCAAGTAACTAGAAATGGCTGTATAAATAGTGAGAGAAATCCTGTTCAGATATTAATTGATAATCCGATTGCGCCGGTTGTTAATGCTGTTCCTGTGAATCTTTGCTCGGGTGAGACCACTACACTTACAGTTCAATCGCCGGTGGCAGGAACGATTTATAATTGGTATGATGCGGCATCAGGCGGAAATTTATTATTTACGGGAACATCATTTGTAACGCCAGCTTTAAATGCAAGCGTAACTTATCATGTTGAAGCAGCTATTGGAAGTTGTGTAAATCCAACACGTACTCCTGTACCTGTAAATGTAAATCCTCGACCAGCAGTACCAACTTTTGCCGGATCAGATGTCCTTATACAATCAGGGCAGACTATTACATTATCAGTTTTAAATCCTGTGGCAGGAGTTCGATACAATTGGTATGATGCTGCAATAGCAGGTGCTTCAGTAGCTTTGAATGCAACATCGTATACAACGCCTGTTTTAAATGCTAATAAAACGTATTATGTTGAAGCCGTAAACATAGCAACAGATTGCGCTAGTCCAACCAGAGGAGTAATCAATGTTATTGTAATAGCTAATGCAAGTACTTGCTTGCAGGCAGGCACAGCGACAACATCAACTGGTGGTGTATGTGTTTTATGTTCAGTTGCTGCTGCAAATGATGCTGTCGATGGTAATATTAATACTTATTCACAGCTTTCTGTACCGCTTGGCGTAGCAGGCTACATTCAGCAGGAATTAATTTTTGCAAATCCTGGTCAGACAGGAGATATTATTGATGTGGACTTAGAAGTTCCTGTTGGACTTCTTGATATAAGTCTTTTATCTAATATTAGTTTAGCAACTTATAACGGAGGAGCTTATAATAATGACAGAATTGCAGTTAATAATAATTTGCTGAATATTCAATTGTTATCTGGAAATAAATTTAAAGCCAGCTTTACGGCAGCAGCACCATTTGATAGAATAGAAGTACGATTAGGAGGTGTTGCTACCGCCTTAAGTAACTTATATATTTATCAGGCTGCATACAGGTTTCCAAATGCTAGTATAACAGGAGCTGTAGATCCAATTTGTGCTGGACAGCAAGCTACTCTGGCAGCAAGTTCTACAGGAACAGAAACTTTTACCTGGTATGATGCTCCTACATTAGGAAACATTGTGAATGTAAGTCCAACTGCGCCTTTAACAACTTCAACTACTTATTATTTACAAAGTACACGTGATGATAATAATAATAACGATTGTTTTAATAGTTTACGTCAGGCGGTTACAGTTACTGTATTGCCAATTCCAACAGATGCTGATGTACTGATTACAACTCCTGTTCAGGGTACTTGTGCCGGAGCTGCAGTTATAGCTCCTGCATCAACTATTCCGGGAGCTCAATTTAGATATTATACAGATCAAAATAAAACTACAGAAATTATAAATGGAAGTGTAATTGGAGGTGTAACATTTGCTAAAGATGCCGGAACAGGAGTACTTAGTTTAACAGGATTAAATGCTGCCGGAACACCTTACAATTATTTTGTTTCTATTTTAAATGGAGGCACTTGTGAAAATGTAAACGGCACATTAAAACAAGTTACGGTTAATTTCCCTTCAACAACTACTTTAGCTTTAAATGCAACGCTTACAGGTTGTGGAAGTGCTAATTTAAGAAGTGCGATTACTAAT encodes:
- the priA gene encoding replication restart helicase PriA, which translates into the protein MFFVEVVLPLSLAKTFTYRISEAEFHFIKKGMRVAVPFGKSKIYTALVIDIHQNEPSLYDAKEIHQILDEKPIATEIQIKHWLWVANYYMCGIGDVYRGAFPSGLLLESETVVSHKTDTLVNDSELSDDEFLIYEALHHQSSLKVGEIVSILNKKNIFPILQKLIAKDIIVLEEEIKESYKPKLVRYVKLHAKYESDNGLGELLEVLKSANKQKEIVLAYFQLMASEKKPITVKKLVEVSNSTSTTVKALIDKEIFEEYLLQQDRVSFSGQATEKQLLLSEAQNTAFESIKNSFLDKEVCLLHGVTSSGKTEIYIKLIEEYLLTGKQVLYLLPEIALTTQLVSRLRLHFGDKVAVFHSKYSNNERVEVWKQTLENSTKAQIVIGARSALFLPFENLGLLIVDEEHEQTFKQTDPAPRYHARDSAIVLASFHNAKVLLGSATPSIETYFNTQTDKYGLVTLTERYNDVRMPEVLLVDLKDKHFRKRMTGHFSDLLIEEIAEALSLGEQVILFQNRRGYSPIIECMTCGHVPHCQQCDVSLAFHKHKNQLRCHYCGYSIAKPTHCHSCSSIDLTTKGFGTEQIEQELVSLFPKAKTGRMDQDTTRGKFGFEKIIDSFKNREVDILVGTQMLAKGLDFDNVSLVGIMNADNMLHHPDFRAFERSFQMMTQVAGRAGRSEKQGKVVIQTYNPNHNTIQQVTNHNYMGMYKEQLYDRQIYKYPPYFRIIKLTLKHREFEKLKEGSMWLYQVLSQNLGIPVLGPEEPAISRIRNEYIRTILIKIPNNMPLAGTKKTIQKMLNSFEAVAQYRAIKVIANVDFY
- a CDS encoding LytR/AlgR family response regulator transcription factor, which translates into the protein MKLNCVVVDDSSIQRTIIAKLVNNHPGLHLIGDFSNAIEAKSCISLNNIDLIFLDIEMPVINGFDFLDGLKTKPQIIFITSKAEYALKAFDYDATDYLQKPIAVDRFNASVKRAIDMHLLKKDVKEEEGEHIFIKSNLKKLKIFTAKIKWIEAFGDYVRVVTEDDSNLVLSTMKSFENDLSKDKFIRVHKSYIINIDKVERFNSKFAEIGITKIPLSRNKKEDLVKALSTSS
- the rpsF gene encoding 30S ribosomal protein S6, whose translation is MNHYETVFILNPVLSEVQVKETVTKFEEFLTSRGAEMVSKEDWGLKKMAYEIQNKKSGFYHLFEFKVAGEVLIAFETEFRRDERVMRFLTVSLDKHAISWAERRRAKLKSTKA
- the rpsR gene encoding 30S ribosomal protein S18: MSTIEQSAKGKKDGDIRYLTPLNIETNKTKKYCRFKKSGIKYIDYKDADFLLKFVNEQGKILPRRLTGTSLKYQRKVSVAVKRARHLALMPYVADLLK
- the rplI gene encoding 50S ribosomal protein L9, which codes for MELILKQDVQNLGFKDDVVTVKAGYGRNFLIPQGFAALATPSAKKVLAENLKQRAHKEAKVVADAKALAETLKAIEIKLFAKAGGEKLFGSITNIDIAEALAKGGQVIDRKFITSGIVKRTGKYTANVRLHRDVIVELPYEIVAEK
- a CDS encoding DUF6495 family protein is translated as MKYARLTKEQFDELHAEFANFLATQTIDKAEWDSIKINKPEVAEQELDVFSDLIWEGVLSRAEYLEHFSRNHIFLFKCFEKDVQSIVLKSLVPETDFLTKDGLQWLSDNMFTENIEMKVGKKVFTEDRNASIFELIQQGAFLSDGQLFTQINTIIES